The following proteins come from a genomic window of Salvia hispanica cultivar TCC Black 2014 chromosome 4, UniMelb_Shisp_WGS_1.0, whole genome shotgun sequence:
- the LOC125221423 gene encoding beta-D-glucosyl crocetin beta-1,6-glucosyltransferase-like codes for MKRKNIRVFRVRVMQEVAKGLEISKVNFIWVVRFPQGERVSLDEMLPKGFLDRVGEKGLIVQGWAPQDGILAHPSTGAFVSHCGWNSTLESIHFGVPVISMPFKLDQPLNGRLMVEAGLAVEVVRDGSGNFSSQEFANAIKKVIVEETGQEMREKAAELSEKMKNEDEGVMNEAAEQLRKICLEHKQKKKKK; via the coding sequence ATGAAGCGGAAGAATATAAGGGTTTTTAGGGTGAGAGTGATGCAAGAGGTGGCTAAGGGGCTGGAGATTTCCAAGGTGAACTTCATATGGGTTGTGAGGTTTCCTCAAGGGGAGAGAGTTTCTCTAGACGAGATGCTGCCTAAGGGATTTCTCGACAGAGTGGGAGAGAAGGGCCTGATTGTTCAAGGATGGGCACCACAGGATGGCATTCTAGCACATCCTAGCACTGGTGCTTTTGTTAGTCATTGTGGTTGGAACTCAACACTCGAGAGCATACATTTTGGTGTGCCGGTCATAAGCATGCCTTTCAAGCTCGACCAGCCACTGAATGGCAGGTTAATGGTGGAGGCTGGTTTAGCTGTGGAGGTGGTAAGGGATGGAAGTGGAAATTTCAGTAGCCAAGAGTTTGCCAATGCAATCAAGAAGGTGATTGTTGAAGAAACGGGCCAAGAAATGAGGGAGAAGGCTGCAGAACTGagtgagaaaatgaaaaatgaagacGAAGGTGTGATGAATGAAGCAGCAGAGCAACTGAGGAAGATTTGTTTGGAGCAtaagcagaagaagaagaagaagtag
- the LOC125218170 gene encoding transcription factor bHLH36-like, whose translation MLPFQQSYDLGFGTPQGFQIPDDLGFETPCGFPIQDDPGFGTPCGFQIQNDLIGDYDFLENNMIDFSVENNSMVDFSAGKNVKEVSKTTDLTSKKDVHREVERKRRKELSDLYASLRSHLPHHKIKGKQSVCDHVQAATSHIIRMEKKIQELEIRRNKLKSWFNKSSVEVDVKIVSKGIMEILVSNSIDDNLGLSRVLAELRRNELDVVSSVSTRTKDRFVHKIQAEAVGIANLGASELQNRLSKAIK comes from the exons ATGCTTCCCTTTCAACAAAGTTATGACTTGGGTTTTGGAACCCCTCAAGGATTCCAAATCCCAGATGATTTGGGTTTTGAAACCCCTTGCGGATTCCCAATCCAGGATGATCCAGGTTTTGGAACCCCGTGTGGATTCCAAATCCAGAATGATCTGATTGGGGATTATGATTTCTTGGAAAATAATATGATCGATTTCTCAGTGGAAAATAATAGTATGGTCGATTTCTCAGCCGGCAAGAACGTCAAAGAAGTAAGCAAAACAACAGATTTAACAAGCAAGAAGGATGTGCATCGCGAGGTcgagaggaagaggaggaaagAACTCTCAGATCTTTATGCTTCTCTCCGCTCTCATCTTCCCCATCATAAGATCAAG GGAAAGCAAAGTGTATGTGATCATGTACAAGCTGCTACGAGCCACATAATTCggatggagaagaagatccAAGAGCTCGAAATTCGCAGAAACAAGCTGAAGAGTTGGTTCAATAAAAGTTCAGTTGAGGTGGATGTAAAAATAGTCTCGAAAGGAATCATGGAGATTCTCGTATCCAATAGCATCGATGATAATTTAGGGTTGTCGCGAGTTCTTGCTGAATTACGGAGAAATGAGCTTGATGTGGTTAGCAGTGTTTCGACAAGAACGAAGGACAGGTTTGTCCACAAAATACAGGCTGAG GCTGTAGGTATAGCAAATCTTGGTGCTTCGGAGCTGCAAAATAGATTGAGCAAGGCCATCAAGTGa
- the LOC125221422 gene encoding beta-D-glucosyl crocetin beta-1,6-glucosyltransferase-like: MAAYALHLDSSSPSLFSQHALENQDREMAKNGVSSMEGNQSMLSILLFPWLGHGHVSPFLQLAKNLSKRNFKIYFCSTPVSLEPVRGDLARSSDGATIHLVELHLPSSPELPPEYHTTKNIPPNLIPKLFEAFSQSKSSFSTILSSLKPDMVIYDRFQTWAATASLSLGIPAVHFAPGAAAVHSFYYHLAGMTDSPFPYDALYLQDYEEKPSANAVVSKVVKEDDQHSGYGHFKLSQDIILVKTSRSFEGKYIDYLSGLLQKKIVSVGPLIVRATGEDDDSGILQWLSSKSRFSTVFISCGSENYLSKDQMQEVAKGLEVSKVNFIWVVRFPQGERVSLDEMLPKGFLDRVGERGLIVQGWAPQDGILAHPSTGAFVSHCGWNSTLESIHFGVPVISMPFKLDQPLNARLMVEAGVAVEVVRDGSGNFSSQEFANAIKKVIVEETGQEMREKAAELSEKMKNEDERVTNEAAEQLRKICLEHKQKK; encoded by the exons ATGGCCGCCTACGCTCTGCATCTCGACTCCTCCTCTCCTTCCCTCTTTTCGCAGCACGCTCTCg AAAATCAGGACAGAGAGATGGCTAAAAACGGAGTTTCATCAATGGAGGGAAATCAAAGTATGTTGAGCATTCTATTGTTTCCATGGTTGGGACATGGACATGTATCCCCTTTTCTTCAACTAGCCAAGAATCTCTCTAAGAGAaacttcaaaatatacttttgtTCAACACCTGTCAGTCTCGAGCCAGTCAGAGGAGATCTTGCAAGGAGCTCAGATGGCGCCACGATCCATCTAGTCGAGCTTCATCTGCCATCATCACCCGAGCTTCCACCAGAGTACCACACCACGAAAAACATACCACCAAATCTCATTCCCAAACTCTTTGAGGCCTTTAGCCAGTCAAAATCCAGCTTCTCTACCATACTTTCCTCCCTAAAACCTGATATGGTGATATACGACAGGTTTCAGACATGGGCAGCCACCGCCTCCTTGTCTCTAGGCATTCCTGCCGTTCATTTTGCACCTGGAGCAGCTGCAGTGCATTCATTTTACTACCACCTCGCGGGAATGACGGACTCACCTTTCCCTTATGATGCGTTGTATCTTCAAGACTATGAAGAAAAGCCCTCTGCCAATGCAGTCGTGTCAAAGGTCGTTAAGGAAGATGATCAACATTCTGGATATGGCCATTTCAAGCTATCTCAAGACATTATCTTGGTAAAGACAAGCAGGAGTTTCGAAGGCAAGTACATTGACTACTTATCTGGCTTGCTGCAGAAAAAAATCGTCTCTGTTGGTCCACTAATTGTACGAGCAACAGGTGAGGATGATGATTCAGGGATCCTGCAATGGCTGAGCAGCAAAAGCCGGTTCTCGACTGTTTTTATATCTTGTGGGAGTGAGAACTACTTGTCCAAGGATCAGATGCAAGAGGTAGCTAAGGGGCTAGAGGTTTCCAAAGTGAACTTCATATGGGTTGTGAGGTTTCCTCAAGGGGAGAGGGTTTCTCTAGATGAGATGCTGCCTAAGGGATTTCTCGACAGAGTGGGAGAGAGGGGCCTGATTGTTCAAGGATGGGCACCACAGGATGGCATTCTAGCACATCCTAGCACTGGTGCTTTTGTGAGTCATTGTGGTTGGAACTCAACACTCGAGAGCATTCATTTTGGTGTGCCGGTCATAAGCATGCCTTTCAAGCTCGACCAGCCATTGAATGCCAGGTTAATGGTGGAGGCTGGTGTGGCTGTGGAGGTGGTAAGGGATGGAAGTGGAAATTTCAGTAGCCAAGAGTTTGCCAATGCAATCAAGAAGGTGATTGTTGAGGAAACGGGCCAAGAAATGAGGGAGAAGGCTGCAGAACTGagtgagaaaatgaaaaatgaagatgAACGTGTGACGAATGAAGCAGCAGAGCAACTGAGGAAAATTTGTTTGGAGCATAAGCAGAAGAAGTAG
- the LOC125219659 gene encoding beta-D-glucosyl crocetin beta-1,6-glucosyltransferase-like has product MFRKFRRIMAGEKQESFKILMFPWLAHGHIIPYLQLSKNLIATHDNFTIYLCSTAVNLHHLSKHATASLQLVELHMPSPPELPPHLHTTKNLSSHLIPTLIKAFQESTPSFTQTLQTLTPDLIIFDIFQPWAPKIASSMGIPSVYFSTSGASSISYYHHIYTYATGAGFPFPALSLPESHIARMKNRGPLIIKDADDDFAFGIYRISTDFVLVKSCRCVEEKYVDYLSTLCKKRIVCTGPLIASDADEDDMFEKSEIMEWLNKKEVGSTIYISFGSECFLSKEQIGEIAKGLLLNKDVNFLWVVRFPFEERERRIEEEMPVGFLEAVGERGLVVTGWAAQRRILGHPSVGGFMSHCGRSSVTESLYFGVPVVAAAMNVEQPLNAQWMVELGAGVEVEREGGVGVYLGEEIGRAIEKVMVVEKEGLRNRASRLSEVMREKEGEEVREVACGLLDICVKNKKI; this is encoded by the coding sequence ATGTTTCGAAAATTTCGCAGAATCATGGCCGGAGAGAAACAAGAAAGCTTCAAAATCCTAATGTTTCCATGGCTAGCTCACGGCCACATCATCCCATACCTCCAACTCTCCAAAAACCTCATAGCAACACATGACAACTTCACCATCTACCTCTGCTCCACCGCCGTCAACCTCCACCACCTCTCCAAACACGCCACCGCCTCTCTCCAACTAGTAGAGCTCCACATGCCATCTCCCCCCGAGCTCCCTCCCCACCTCCACACCACCAAGAATCTCTCCTCCCACCTCATTCCAACCCTCATCAAGGCCTTCCAGGAATCAACCCCCAGCTTCACTCAAACCCTCCAAACCCTAACTCCAGACCTCATCATATTCGACATTTTCCAGCCGTGGGCCCCCAAGATCGCCTCTTCCATGGGGATACCTAGCGTTTACTTCTCAACCTCCGGCGCCTCCTCCATTTCCTACTACCACCACATCTACACGTACGCAACTGGCGCCGGATTCCCATTTCCGGCACTGAGCCTTCCGGAGTCGCACATAGCCCGGATGAAGAACCGGGGTCCGCTGATTATCAAAGATGCGGATGATGACTTTGCCTTTGGGATTTACAGAATATCCACGGACTTTGTATTGGTGAAGAGCTGTAGATGTGTTGAAGAGAAATACGTAGACTATCTTTCGACCTTATGCAAGAAAAGGATCGTTTGCACTGGTCCATTGATTGCTTCCGATGCTGATGAGGATGACATGTTTGAGAAGTCGGAAATCATGGAGTGGCTGAACAAAAAGGAGGTTGGTTCCACCATATACATCTCCTTTGGGAGTGAATGCTTTTTATCTAAAGAGCAGATTGGGGAGATAGCAAAAGGGTTGTTGTTGAATAAAGATGTGAACTTTTTGTGGGTGGTGAGGTTCCCATTtgaggagagggagaggaggaTCGAGGAAGAGATGCCGGTAGGGTTTCTTGAAGCGGTGGGTGAGAGGGGTTTGGTGGTGACGGGATGGGCGGCGCAGAGGAGGATATTAGGCCATCCGAGTGTTGGAGGGTTTATGAGCCATTGTGGGAGGAGCTCGGTGACGGAGAGCTTGTATTTTGGGGTTCCGGTGGTGGCAGCGGCGATGAATGTGGAGCAGCCACTGAATGCGCAGTGGATGGTGGAGTTGGGGGCGGGGGTGGAGGTTGAGAGGGAGGGTGGGGTAGGGGTGTATTTAGGGGAGGAGATTGGGAGGGCGATTGAGAAGGTGATGGTGGTGGAGAAGGAGGGTTTGAGGAATAGGGCTAGTAGGTTGAGTGAGGtgatgagagagaaggagGGAGAGGAGGTGAGAGAGGTTGCTTGTGGCCTTTTGGACATTTGTGTCAAGAACAAGAAGATATGA
- the LOC125221420 gene encoding UDP-glucosyltransferase 29-like, with protein sequence MTGEKQESFKILMFPWLAHGHIFPYLQLSKNLIATHNFTIYLCSTAVNLHYLSKHATASLQLVELHMPSPPELPPHLHTTKNLPSSLIPTLIHNFQESTLSFTQTLQTLTRTLSSSTLSSRGPPRSPLPWGYLASTSLSARLLHLLPPPPPHVWNQRWIPISGNEHAGVRDSPDEEPGSAEYKGADDDYPFGNYRISTDIGLVKSCRCIEEKYVDYLSTLSKKKIVCTGPMIASDADGTTCSKV encoded by the coding sequence ATGACCGGAGAGAAACAAGAAAGCTTCAAAATCCTAATGTTCCCATGGCTAGCTCACGGCCACATCTTCCCATACCTCCAACTCTCCAAAAACCTCATAGCAACTCACAACTTCACCATCTACCTCTGCTCCACCGCCGTCAACCTCCACTACCTCTCAAAACACGCCACCGCCTCTCTCCAACTAGTAGAGCTCCACATGCCATCTCCCCCTGAGCTCCCTCCCCACCTTCACACCACCAAGAACCTCCCTTCCAGCCTCATCCCAACCCTCATCCACAACTTCCAAGAATCAACCCTCAGCTTCACACAAACCCTCCAAACCCTAACCCGGACCTTGTCATCTTCGACACTTTCCAGCCGTGGGCCCCCAAGATCGCCTCTTCCATGGGGATACCTAGCGTCTACTTCTCTGTCTGCGCGCCTCCTCCATCTCCTacctccaccacctccacaCGTATGGAACCAACGATGGATTCCCATCTCCGGCAATGAGCATGCCGGAGTCAGAGATAGCCCGGATGAGGAACCCGGTTCGGCCGAATATAAGGGGGCTGATGATGACTATCCCTTTGGGAATTATAGAATATCCACCGACATTGGATTGGTGAAGAGCTGTAGATGTATTGAAGAGAAATATGTGGACTATCTTTCGACCTTAAGCAAGAAAAAGATCGTTTGCACTGGTCCAATGATTGCTTCCGATGCTGACGGGACGACATGTTCGAAAGTCTGA